Proteins encoded together in one Pangasianodon hypophthalmus isolate fPanHyp1 chromosome 18, fPanHyp1.pri, whole genome shotgun sequence window:
- the prdm4 gene encoding PR domain zinc finger protein 4, which produces MNDMNLSPVGMDQLSVPSVSASHLGLPTSPTHSHNPITTPGMPVAIPSLGPSLGPLPSALSLMLPMGPLGDRGVMCGLPERNYTLPPPPYPHLESSYFRHILPGILSYLADRPPPQYIHPSSLNMDATLSVPNNNPSSLDPYSGPGGHLEQGLVSIDSRQGDLHQGGAHEVQLDAAGLAMESRVNSPMSPDGMGEELANMDGVVVTADTQQPLGGRNQPHESLEGGVMALHGPGLELPVVMEQEHMSGRVGSSSGTGAAGALSEALHSNGELNSGVVSVVLTGAMAPQTQLEPVSLHSSGMGLEPVNVSPITAEVSLGPDNSLVLVNSTLQLENATANKENMTTAFTIWCTLCERSYSSDCPEHGPVTFIPDTPIQSRARLSLPRPLCLRVSVADEPNGVFARETIPSRTCFGPMVGQHCSSVELSDWTDKDTPQLWKMFHNDILEFCIVTTDENECNWMMFVRKARTTEEQNLVAYIDNGKLFFCTSREIVPEQELLFYYSREYSRQLGVPHVPEGQICHCGKECTSFSEFKSHLSSHAHSHSPSQEDPTHGVHGQPHPQEKLASEAPSTTSSPSWQCQSQGDAQSSSGQGNGQRHGRERKFKCSMCSRAFTTSTKLNVHFMGHMGVRPHKCSYCSKAFSDPSNLRMHLRIHTGQKNFRCSVCGKSFTQKAHVESHMVIHTGIKNIKCDNCDKTFNRKQDLKQHMYSHSLDRQITCPKCDKQFLKTDHLKKHLNSHDGKRDFICEKCNKGFLTKYHLTRHLKICKGPKTGRGAAHEEEGEEEDGDEEEEPDEEQERDLRAPDERKECDIGIVGFSSDKTL; this is translated from the exons ATGAACGACATGAACCTCAGTCCGGTGGGCATGGACCAGCTCAGCGTGCCCTCCGTCAGTGCCAGTCATCTGGGCCTTCCTACCTCGCCCACTCACAGCCACAACCCCATCACCACTCCAG GAATGCCGGTCGCCATACCGAGCCTGGGGCCGTCTCTCGGCCCGCTGCCCTCGGCGCTGTCCCTGATGTTACCCATGGGGCCGTTGGGAGACCGAGGAGTCATGTGTGGTCTTCCAGAGAGGAACTACACCCTGCCTCCTCCCCCGTACCCTCACCTGGAGAGCAGCTATTTCAGACACATCCTCCCAG GTATTTTGTCGTATTTGGCCGATCGTCCTCCGCCGCAGTACATCCACCCCAGCAGCCTTAACATGGACGCCACTCTGTCCGTGCCCAACAACAACCCTTCATCCCTCGACCCCTACAGCGGCCCAGGCGGACATTTAGAACAAGGCCTGGTGTCCATAGACTCACGGCAGGGTGACCTCCACCAGGGCGGCGCTCACGAGGTGCAGCTGGACGCCGCTGGGCTCGCGATGGAGTCACGTGTGAACAGCCCCATGTCTCCTGACGGGATGGGGGAAGAGCTGGCCAACATGGACGGAGTGGTAGTGACCGCAGACACGCAGCAGCCTCTCGGCGGCAGGAATCAACCCCACGAGAGCCTGGAGGGAGGCGTCATGGCCCTGCACGGCCCCGGACTGGAGCTGCCCGTGGTGATGGAGCAGGAGCACATGAGTGGACGTGTAGGGAGCAGCTCAGGAACCGGAGCTGCAGGAGCTCTGAGTGAAGCTCTACACTCTAACGGTGAGCTGAACTCGGGCGTGGTCAGTGTGGTGCTCACCGGGGCCATGGCACCACAGACTCAGCTCGAACCTGTGTCACTGCACAGCTCGGGCATGGGGCTGGAGCCCGTAAACGTGTCCCCAATCACCGCCGAGGTCTCTCTCGGCCCCGATAACAGCCTCGTCCTGGTCAACTCCACGTTACAGCTGGAGAACGCCACCGCAAACAAGGAGAACATGACCACTGCTTTCACGATTT GGTGCACTTTATGTGAGCGCTCTTACAGCTCCGACTGTCCTGAACACGGCCCTGTCACCTTCATCCCAGACACGCCCATTCAGAGCAGAGCCCGCCTCTCTTTGCCCCGCCCACTGTGCCTGCGTGTGTCTGTGGCTGACGAGCCCAACG GTGTGTTTGCACGGGAGACGATTCCCAGCAGGACCTGCTTTGGCCCGATGGTCGGACAGCACTGCAGCAGCGTAGAGCTCTCAGACTGGACTGATAAAGACACGCCTCAACTCTGGAAG atgttccacaacgaCATCTTAGAGTTCTGCATAGTGACGACTGATGAAAACGAATGCAACTGGATGATGTTTGTGAGAAAAGCAAG GACGACAGAGGAGCAGAACCTGGTGGCGTATATTGATAACGGGAAGCTGTTCTTCTGTACGTCCAGAGAGATTGTCCCCGAGCAGGAGCTGTTATTCTATTACAGCAGGGAATACAGCAGACAGCTGG GTGTACCCCACGTTCCAGAGGGTCAAATCTGCCACTGTGGAAAAGAATGCACCTCCTTCTCTGAGTTCAAATCTCACCTCAGCAGCCACGCCCACAGCCACAGCCCCTCCCAGGAAGACCCCACTCACGGCGTCCACGGTCAGCCCCACCCCCAGGAGAAGCTGGCCAGCGAGGCCCCCAGTACCACCTCGTCTCCGTCGTGGCAGTGCCAGTCTCAGGGTGACGCTCAGTCCAGCAGCGGTCAGGGAAATGGTCAGCGTCATGGCAGAGAGAGGAAGTTTAAGTGCAGCATGTGCTCGCGAGCATTCACGACCTCCACCAAACTCAACGTGCACTTCATGGGCCACATGGGCGTGAGGCCACACAAGTGCAGCTACTGCAGCAAAGCCTTCAGCGACCCGAGTAACCTGAGGATGCATCTGAGAATCCACACAG GTCAGAAGAActtcaggtgcagtgtgtgtggaaagTCCTTTACCCAGAAAGCCCACGTAGAGTCTCACATGGTCATTCACACAGGAATCAAGAACATCAAGTGTGACAACTGTGACAAGACATTCAACAGGAAACAGGATCTCAAGCAGCACATGTATTCTCACTCGCT cgaCCGTCAGATCACCTGCCCGAAGTGCGACAAACAGTTCCTCAAAACCGATCACTTAAAGAAGCACCTCAACTCCCATGACGGGAAAAGAGACTTCATCTGTG